One part of the Hirundo rustica isolate bHirRus1 chromosome 11, bHirRus1.pri.v3, whole genome shotgun sequence genome encodes these proteins:
- the FANCA gene encoding Fanconi anemia group A protein isoform X1, translated as MAGAGGRSWRDLLAGRARKRKSPFGSEAELREAALRLLDRHQNLGDLLLEVGDSAEPGVQDGAEHQGLSPESFIVSVLQEQASKLGVPTATLAAKNAVANVERICQDSASPTRVPLLSSDQRKRLSCLLQTVKDLLANNMFCRSLFCQEMWKMKEPPVLEAVWHLHSGDIAGLAELLERSPAGPAAVEWLCSSLCGLCEQAGDVPCGDTELARRILSDFAIVFLQNGFEQASELGRKVEFQKVAYICRAVLQRMLAWVLDAVGKEKQEDVSMVQAARFWLNVFNVSLYGSVAHPDSLRQFFRHTLTEVLTYNPVLKVSDAIQMQKEWSFTRTSPLLTALYRKLLVAFSVKESICQLQQVLETHEVNWQHVLSCVSTLVVCQAEAEQLFKDLLSHLLLKAFGNYDMENMITAFLIARQAALEGPAVFMPYSEWFKASFGSAGGQHGSSKKTLVFLFEFLSELVPFEAAPYLKVHIMYPPLVPTKHRSLLLEYITLAKTRLADLKVAIEDMGLYEDLSATDEAVQPQAQALRDVEKALQIFENTRKIPTSVIEASIFRRPYYTSWFLPALLRPRVLPKAPDGRMAFIDSLKRADKIPSNLYSTYLQACQAMKEKVLQDDSRAEPSHSKEPFEQLKAELAELRTLAVDQAPWEDVAAQTAVVSDRLGRVLGDSSEENDAAPLDSPVQVAVPAPRLAPCHRSVVDLLLTSFCQTLLAASSFNPPDRQGPCLSLLVKMMCGHRNLLPALLGRLCQLIFHQGPSLGAAHILGLAAFVIHLSECRALIPGVEAHFGDSQPAPGKALSVSEYWSSLLVCRTEESFAFCLRFCTAAAAYLMCKFSSCSREDFCALIPPGLIKKLQYLVPRLSLEARGVLCEETTSALSWSSLSCPSLNSRRASLCLWRQARFQELLKEKAFQLSFREWLLMELEVCPEKDILSASERQDFHSWAIYQRYLPAPSAAGGCDGDLEKACGVIINAFLDSSQRLDQGGCGRSKVSLSPEILCRLQELVLELRCRPKLPPGSSAARRHFLLEILQGRLTGSQHGSALGQQLWRQQELLLHTRILVGLPASTLITTCWRGNKAVLDCDSFFCFVNSELKNVCSRGYALPYDITAHFFRGLLNASLESEDAAGGLSQALATCQTECPLVLLSAALWWPRLEPILCSQWERLFGAPLAEELDRLRGWHGSSTRFLSSGAVFPVSDPPWLSAAFLHGAILQQSPRGREALQRLGADAEQLLVALLFFSLLDLISARIAPKEGVDFQTSLEWSLEILQCLEERGTSWPLLFHSAERDPGKFHVLRSATSDRHSRLLPLAFYSLTPCFQRELLRREPAFLGVALQMYIQLLQLFVEGEVLPQSDQDPTEHDPLELISAARRFLLGAVPHCPAQSCGNIQPLLSTCEELDPELRAALQRFSQPAVDMELEEELELF; from the exons ATGGCGGGCGCGGGCGGGAGGAGCTGGCGGGACCTGCTCG CAGGGAGagccaggaagaggaaaagccCCTTCGGGAGCGAAGCGGAGCTCCGGGAAGCGGCTCTGCGGCTGCTGGATCGCCACCAGAACCTGGGTGACCTCCTCCTGGAG GTGGGAGATTCAGCCGAGCCAGGTGTGCAGGATGGGGCAGAGCACCAGGGACTGTCACCAGAGTCATTTATAG TCTCTGTCCTGCAGGAACAGGCCTCAAAACTGGGTGTGCCCACAGCGACCCTGGCAGCCAAAAATGCCGTTGCCAACGTGGAGCGGATCTGCCAGGATTCTGCCAGCCCCACAAGAGTCCCACTGCTGAGCTCTGACCAGAGA AAGAGGTTGTCCTGCTTGCTTCAGACTGTGAAGGATTTGCTGGCAAACAACATGTTCTGTCGCTCCCTCTTCTGCcaggaaatgtggaaaatgAAG GAGCCCCCGGTGCTGGAAGCCGTGTGGCACCTGCACAGCGGTGACATCGcgggcctggcagagctgctggagag GAGCCCAGCAGGCCCAGCAGCAGTGGagtggctctgcagcagcctctgtggCCTCTGTGAGCAGGCTGGGGACGTCCCCTGTGGGGACACGGAGCTGGCACGGCGAATTCTCTCAG ACTTTGCCATCGTGTTTCTTCAGAATGGCTTTGAGCAGGCTtcggagctgggaaggaaggtGGAATTCCAGAAGGTTGCCTAC ATCTGCCGTGCTGTCTTACAGAGAATGCTGGCAT GGGTGCTTGATGCCGTTGGTAAAGAGAAGCAGGAAGACGTTTCCATGGTGCAAGCTGCGAGGTTCTG GCTGAATGTGTTCAACGTGTCCCTTTATGGAAGCGTGGCTCACCCCGATTCCTTGAGGCAGTTTTTCAGACACACCCTGACCGAGGTTCTCACCTACAACCCCGTGCTGAAAG TGTCTGATGCCATCCAGATGCAGAAGGAGTGGAGCTTTACCAGGACTTCTCCCCTGCTCACGGCTCTGTATCGCAAG CTGTTGGTGGCATTCAGTGTGAAGGAATCCatctgccagctgcagcaggtccTGGAGACCCACGAGGTGAACTGGCAGCACGTCCTGTCCTGTGTGTCCACGCTGGTGGTGTGCCAGGCTGAGGCCGAGCAGCTCTTCAAGG ATCTACTGAGCCATCTCCTGCTAAAGGCCTTTGGGAATTATGACATGGAAAATATGATCACTGCATTCCTGATCGCTCGTCAGGCCGCTCTGGAGGGCCCTGCTGTCTTCATGCCTTACTCTGAGTGGTTTAAG GCTTCCTTTGGGAGTGCTGGTGGCCAGCACGGGAGCAGTAAGAAAACTCTGGTCTTCCTCTTCGAGTTCCTGTCGGAGCTGGTGCCCTTTGAAGCTGCGCCGTACCTGAAG GTGCACATCATGTACCCGCCTCTTGTGCCCACGAAACACCggtccctgctcctggagtACATCACTCTGGCTAAAACCAGACTGGCCGACCTCAAG GTGGCCATAGAAGACATGGGGCTCTATGAAGACCTCTCTGCCACTGATGAGGCTGTGCAG CCCCAGGCCCAGGCACTCCGTGATGTTGAAAAAGCCCTTCAGATATTCGAAAACACGAGGAAGATCCCAACCTCTGTGATAGAGGCCAG cattttcaGAAGGCCATATTACACTTCCTGGTTCCTTCCCGCTTTGCTCAGGCCCCGTGTG ctccctaaAGCCCCGGATGGACGCATGGCTTTTATAGACTCCTTAAAGAG AGCTGATAAAATACCTTCAAACTTGTACTCCACATACCTGCAAGCCTGTCAGGCTATGAAAGAGAAGGTGTTACAAg ATGactccagagcagagcccagccattCCAAGGAGCCTTTTGAGCAGCTGAAGGCTGAACTGGCTGAGCTCAGGACGCTGGCAGTGGACCAGGCTCCGTGGGAAG ACGTGGCAGCTCAGACCGCCGTGGTTTCGGACAGACTCGGCCGTGTgctgggtgacagcagtgaGGAGAATGACGCTGCTCCTTTGGATTCCCCAGTCCAAGTGGCCGTCCCTGCCCCCAGGCTGGCCCCGTGCCACCGGAGC gtaGTTGATCTTCTGCTGACATCATTCTGCCAAACCCTACTTGCTGCTTCCTCTTTTAACCCTCCCGACAG gcagggccCGTGCCTCTCCTTGCTGGTGAAGATGATGTGTGGACACAGGAATCTCTTGCCTGCGCTCCTGGGCAGGCTCTGCCAGCTCATCTTTCATCAG GGTCCTTCCCTCGGTGCCGCTCACATTTTGGGACTGGCAGCTTTTGTGATCCACTTAAGTGAGTGCAGAGCTTTAATTCCCGGAGTGGAAGCCCATTTTGGGGATTCTCAGCCTGCTCCTGGAAAGGCCCTTTCTGTTTCTGAGTACTGGAGCTCCTTGCTGGTGTGCAGAACAGAGgagtcctttgccttctgcttGAG gttttgcactgcagcagcagcttacCTGATGTGCaagttttcttcctgttctcGTGAAGATTTTTGTGCCTTGATTCCTCCTGGCCTgattaaaaag CTCCAGTACCTCGTGCCAAGGCTCAGCTTGGAAGCTCGGGGAGTCCTGTGTGAGGAGACCACATCTGCCCTGAGCTGGAGTTCCCTGTCCTGCCCCTCTCTGAACTCCAGGAGAGCCAGCCTGTGCCTATGGAGGCAAGCACGCTTCCAAGAGCTCCTGAAGGAAAAGGCATTCCAG CTATCTTTCAGAGAGTGGCTGCTGATGGAGCTGGAAGTGTGCCCTGAAAAGGACATTCTCTCTGCTTCGGAGAG ACAGGATTTCCATTCCTGGGCCATCTATCAGAGGTACCTTCCTGCcccttctgctgctggtggctgtgaTGGGGACCTGGAGAAGGCGTGTGGGGTCATCATCAACGCCTTCCTGGACTCCTCACAGAG GCTGGACCAGGGTGGCTGTGGCCGGTCGAAGGTGTCGCTCAGCCCCGAGAttctctgcaggctgcag gagctggtgctggagctgaggtgCAGGCCAAAGCTGCCTCCCGGCTCCTCAGCTGCCCGGAGACACTTCCTGCTTGAGATTCTCCAGGGAAGGCTGACAGGCAGCCAGCACGGAtctgctctgggacagcagctgtggaggcagcaggagctgctgctgcacaccaG GATCCTGGTCGGGCTCCCTGCGTCCACCCTGATCACCACGTGCTGGAGAGGGAACAAAGCAGTGTTGGACTGTGACAGCTTCTTCTGTTTTGTGAACTCTGAGCTG AAGAACGTCTGCTCCAGAGGGTACGCGCTCCCCTACGACATCACAGCTCACTTCTTCAGG GGCCTGCTGAACGCCAGCCTGGAGAGTGAGGACGCGGCAGGAGGGCTCAGCCAGGCCCTGGCCACCTGTCAAACCGAGTGTCCCCTGGTGCTCCTCTCTGCAGCG CTTTGGTGGCCAAGGCTGGAGCCAATCCTTTGCTCCCAGTGGGAGAGACTCTTTGGGGCTCCACTTGCAGAAGAACTGGACAGACTGAGGGGCTGGCATGGCTCGAGCACCAG GTTCCTTTCTTCAGGGGCAGTTTTCCCCGTCTCTGACCCTCCTTGGCTCTCAGCTGCCTTCCTCCATGGTGCCATCCTGCAGCAATCCCCACGAGGACGAGAGGCGCTGCAGAGGCTGGGGGCCGACGCAGAGCAG CTCCTTGTTGCTCTGCTGTTCTTCTCTCTCCTGGATCTCATCTCAGCCAGAATAGCACCAAAG GAAGGAGTGGATTTCCAGACGTCTCTGGAATGGTCCCTGGAGATCCTGCAGTGCCTGGAAGAGAGGGGCACATCCTGGCCACTTCTCTTCCATTCGGCAGAGAGAG ACCCCGGGAAGTTCCACGTCCTGCGCAGCGCGACCTCGGACCGGCACAGCCGGCTCCTGCCCCTGGCGTTCTACAG CCTCACCCCCTGCTTCCAGCGGGAGCTGCTCCGGCGGGAGCCGGCCTTCCTCGGCGTGGCACTGCAGATGTacatccagctgctgcagctctttgtGGAAGGGGAAGTCCTGCCACAGTCTGATCAAGACCCCACAGAGCAC GATCCCTTGGAGCTGATCTCTGCAGCCCGGCGCTTCCTGCTGGGAGCCGTCCCgcactgccctgcccagagctgcgGGAACATACAGCCG ctcctgAGCACCTGTGAAGAACTGGACCCGGAGCTGAGAGCCGCCCTTCAGCGCTTCTCACAGCCTGCCGTGGACATGGAGctggaggaagagctggaacTCTTCTGA
- the FANCA gene encoding Fanconi anemia group A protein isoform X2 — MAGAGGRSWRDLLGRARKRKSPFGSEAELREAALRLLDRHQNLGDLLLEVGDSAEPGVQDGAEHQGLSPESFIVSVLQEQASKLGVPTATLAAKNAVANVERICQDSASPTRVPLLSSDQRKRLSCLLQTVKDLLANNMFCRSLFCQEMWKMKEPPVLEAVWHLHSGDIAGLAELLERSPAGPAAVEWLCSSLCGLCEQAGDVPCGDTELARRILSDFAIVFLQNGFEQASELGRKVEFQKVAYICRAVLQRMLAWVLDAVGKEKQEDVSMVQAARFWLNVFNVSLYGSVAHPDSLRQFFRHTLTEVLTYNPVLKVSDAIQMQKEWSFTRTSPLLTALYRKLLVAFSVKESICQLQQVLETHEVNWQHVLSCVSTLVVCQAEAEQLFKDLLSHLLLKAFGNYDMENMITAFLIARQAALEGPAVFMPYSEWFKASFGSAGGQHGSSKKTLVFLFEFLSELVPFEAAPYLKVHIMYPPLVPTKHRSLLLEYITLAKTRLADLKVAIEDMGLYEDLSATDEAVQPQAQALRDVEKALQIFENTRKIPTSVIEASIFRRPYYTSWFLPALLRPRVLPKAPDGRMAFIDSLKRADKIPSNLYSTYLQACQAMKEKVLQDDSRAEPSHSKEPFEQLKAELAELRTLAVDQAPWEDVAAQTAVVSDRLGRVLGDSSEENDAAPLDSPVQVAVPAPRLAPCHRSVVDLLLTSFCQTLLAASSFNPPDRQGPCLSLLVKMMCGHRNLLPALLGRLCQLIFHQGPSLGAAHILGLAAFVIHLSECRALIPGVEAHFGDSQPAPGKALSVSEYWSSLLVCRTEESFAFCLRFCTAAAAYLMCKFSSCSREDFCALIPPGLIKKLQYLVPRLSLEARGVLCEETTSALSWSSLSCPSLNSRRASLCLWRQARFQELLKEKAFQLSFREWLLMELEVCPEKDILSASERQDFHSWAIYQRYLPAPSAAGGCDGDLEKACGVIINAFLDSSQRLDQGGCGRSKVSLSPEILCRLQELVLELRCRPKLPPGSSAARRHFLLEILQGRLTGSQHGSALGQQLWRQQELLLHTRILVGLPASTLITTCWRGNKAVLDCDSFFCFVNSELKNVCSRGYALPYDITAHFFRGLLNASLESEDAAGGLSQALATCQTECPLVLLSAALWWPRLEPILCSQWERLFGAPLAEELDRLRGWHGSSTRFLSSGAVFPVSDPPWLSAAFLHGAILQQSPRGREALQRLGADAEQLLVALLFFSLLDLISARIAPKEGVDFQTSLEWSLEILQCLEERGTSWPLLFHSAERDPGKFHVLRSATSDRHSRLLPLAFYSLTPCFQRELLRREPAFLGVALQMYIQLLQLFVEGEVLPQSDQDPTEHDPLELISAARRFLLGAVPHCPAQSCGNIQPLLSTCEELDPELRAALQRFSQPAVDMELEEELELF, encoded by the exons ATGGCGGGCGCGGGCGGGAGGAGCTGGCGGGACCTGCTCG GGAGagccaggaagaggaaaagccCCTTCGGGAGCGAAGCGGAGCTCCGGGAAGCGGCTCTGCGGCTGCTGGATCGCCACCAGAACCTGGGTGACCTCCTCCTGGAG GTGGGAGATTCAGCCGAGCCAGGTGTGCAGGATGGGGCAGAGCACCAGGGACTGTCACCAGAGTCATTTATAG TCTCTGTCCTGCAGGAACAGGCCTCAAAACTGGGTGTGCCCACAGCGACCCTGGCAGCCAAAAATGCCGTTGCCAACGTGGAGCGGATCTGCCAGGATTCTGCCAGCCCCACAAGAGTCCCACTGCTGAGCTCTGACCAGAGA AAGAGGTTGTCCTGCTTGCTTCAGACTGTGAAGGATTTGCTGGCAAACAACATGTTCTGTCGCTCCCTCTTCTGCcaggaaatgtggaaaatgAAG GAGCCCCCGGTGCTGGAAGCCGTGTGGCACCTGCACAGCGGTGACATCGcgggcctggcagagctgctggagag GAGCCCAGCAGGCCCAGCAGCAGTGGagtggctctgcagcagcctctgtggCCTCTGTGAGCAGGCTGGGGACGTCCCCTGTGGGGACACGGAGCTGGCACGGCGAATTCTCTCAG ACTTTGCCATCGTGTTTCTTCAGAATGGCTTTGAGCAGGCTtcggagctgggaaggaaggtGGAATTCCAGAAGGTTGCCTAC ATCTGCCGTGCTGTCTTACAGAGAATGCTGGCAT GGGTGCTTGATGCCGTTGGTAAAGAGAAGCAGGAAGACGTTTCCATGGTGCAAGCTGCGAGGTTCTG GCTGAATGTGTTCAACGTGTCCCTTTATGGAAGCGTGGCTCACCCCGATTCCTTGAGGCAGTTTTTCAGACACACCCTGACCGAGGTTCTCACCTACAACCCCGTGCTGAAAG TGTCTGATGCCATCCAGATGCAGAAGGAGTGGAGCTTTACCAGGACTTCTCCCCTGCTCACGGCTCTGTATCGCAAG CTGTTGGTGGCATTCAGTGTGAAGGAATCCatctgccagctgcagcaggtccTGGAGACCCACGAGGTGAACTGGCAGCACGTCCTGTCCTGTGTGTCCACGCTGGTGGTGTGCCAGGCTGAGGCCGAGCAGCTCTTCAAGG ATCTACTGAGCCATCTCCTGCTAAAGGCCTTTGGGAATTATGACATGGAAAATATGATCACTGCATTCCTGATCGCTCGTCAGGCCGCTCTGGAGGGCCCTGCTGTCTTCATGCCTTACTCTGAGTGGTTTAAG GCTTCCTTTGGGAGTGCTGGTGGCCAGCACGGGAGCAGTAAGAAAACTCTGGTCTTCCTCTTCGAGTTCCTGTCGGAGCTGGTGCCCTTTGAAGCTGCGCCGTACCTGAAG GTGCACATCATGTACCCGCCTCTTGTGCCCACGAAACACCggtccctgctcctggagtACATCACTCTGGCTAAAACCAGACTGGCCGACCTCAAG GTGGCCATAGAAGACATGGGGCTCTATGAAGACCTCTCTGCCACTGATGAGGCTGTGCAG CCCCAGGCCCAGGCACTCCGTGATGTTGAAAAAGCCCTTCAGATATTCGAAAACACGAGGAAGATCCCAACCTCTGTGATAGAGGCCAG cattttcaGAAGGCCATATTACACTTCCTGGTTCCTTCCCGCTTTGCTCAGGCCCCGTGTG ctccctaaAGCCCCGGATGGACGCATGGCTTTTATAGACTCCTTAAAGAG AGCTGATAAAATACCTTCAAACTTGTACTCCACATACCTGCAAGCCTGTCAGGCTATGAAAGAGAAGGTGTTACAAg ATGactccagagcagagcccagccattCCAAGGAGCCTTTTGAGCAGCTGAAGGCTGAACTGGCTGAGCTCAGGACGCTGGCAGTGGACCAGGCTCCGTGGGAAG ACGTGGCAGCTCAGACCGCCGTGGTTTCGGACAGACTCGGCCGTGTgctgggtgacagcagtgaGGAGAATGACGCTGCTCCTTTGGATTCCCCAGTCCAAGTGGCCGTCCCTGCCCCCAGGCTGGCCCCGTGCCACCGGAGC gtaGTTGATCTTCTGCTGACATCATTCTGCCAAACCCTACTTGCTGCTTCCTCTTTTAACCCTCCCGACAG gcagggccCGTGCCTCTCCTTGCTGGTGAAGATGATGTGTGGACACAGGAATCTCTTGCCTGCGCTCCTGGGCAGGCTCTGCCAGCTCATCTTTCATCAG GGTCCTTCCCTCGGTGCCGCTCACATTTTGGGACTGGCAGCTTTTGTGATCCACTTAAGTGAGTGCAGAGCTTTAATTCCCGGAGTGGAAGCCCATTTTGGGGATTCTCAGCCTGCTCCTGGAAAGGCCCTTTCTGTTTCTGAGTACTGGAGCTCCTTGCTGGTGTGCAGAACAGAGgagtcctttgccttctgcttGAG gttttgcactgcagcagcagcttacCTGATGTGCaagttttcttcctgttctcGTGAAGATTTTTGTGCCTTGATTCCTCCTGGCCTgattaaaaag CTCCAGTACCTCGTGCCAAGGCTCAGCTTGGAAGCTCGGGGAGTCCTGTGTGAGGAGACCACATCTGCCCTGAGCTGGAGTTCCCTGTCCTGCCCCTCTCTGAACTCCAGGAGAGCCAGCCTGTGCCTATGGAGGCAAGCACGCTTCCAAGAGCTCCTGAAGGAAAAGGCATTCCAG CTATCTTTCAGAGAGTGGCTGCTGATGGAGCTGGAAGTGTGCCCTGAAAAGGACATTCTCTCTGCTTCGGAGAG ACAGGATTTCCATTCCTGGGCCATCTATCAGAGGTACCTTCCTGCcccttctgctgctggtggctgtgaTGGGGACCTGGAGAAGGCGTGTGGGGTCATCATCAACGCCTTCCTGGACTCCTCACAGAG GCTGGACCAGGGTGGCTGTGGCCGGTCGAAGGTGTCGCTCAGCCCCGAGAttctctgcaggctgcag gagctggtgctggagctgaggtgCAGGCCAAAGCTGCCTCCCGGCTCCTCAGCTGCCCGGAGACACTTCCTGCTTGAGATTCTCCAGGGAAGGCTGACAGGCAGCCAGCACGGAtctgctctgggacagcagctgtggaggcagcaggagctgctgctgcacaccaG GATCCTGGTCGGGCTCCCTGCGTCCACCCTGATCACCACGTGCTGGAGAGGGAACAAAGCAGTGTTGGACTGTGACAGCTTCTTCTGTTTTGTGAACTCTGAGCTG AAGAACGTCTGCTCCAGAGGGTACGCGCTCCCCTACGACATCACAGCTCACTTCTTCAGG GGCCTGCTGAACGCCAGCCTGGAGAGTGAGGACGCGGCAGGAGGGCTCAGCCAGGCCCTGGCCACCTGTCAAACCGAGTGTCCCCTGGTGCTCCTCTCTGCAGCG CTTTGGTGGCCAAGGCTGGAGCCAATCCTTTGCTCCCAGTGGGAGAGACTCTTTGGGGCTCCACTTGCAGAAGAACTGGACAGACTGAGGGGCTGGCATGGCTCGAGCACCAG GTTCCTTTCTTCAGGGGCAGTTTTCCCCGTCTCTGACCCTCCTTGGCTCTCAGCTGCCTTCCTCCATGGTGCCATCCTGCAGCAATCCCCACGAGGACGAGAGGCGCTGCAGAGGCTGGGGGCCGACGCAGAGCAG CTCCTTGTTGCTCTGCTGTTCTTCTCTCTCCTGGATCTCATCTCAGCCAGAATAGCACCAAAG GAAGGAGTGGATTTCCAGACGTCTCTGGAATGGTCCCTGGAGATCCTGCAGTGCCTGGAAGAGAGGGGCACATCCTGGCCACTTCTCTTCCATTCGGCAGAGAGAG ACCCCGGGAAGTTCCACGTCCTGCGCAGCGCGACCTCGGACCGGCACAGCCGGCTCCTGCCCCTGGCGTTCTACAG CCTCACCCCCTGCTTCCAGCGGGAGCTGCTCCGGCGGGAGCCGGCCTTCCTCGGCGTGGCACTGCAGATGTacatccagctgctgcagctctttgtGGAAGGGGAAGTCCTGCCACAGTCTGATCAAGACCCCACAGAGCAC GATCCCTTGGAGCTGATCTCTGCAGCCCGGCGCTTCCTGCTGGGAGCCGTCCCgcactgccctgcccagagctgcgGGAACATACAGCCG ctcctgAGCACCTGTGAAGAACTGGACCCGGAGCTGAGAGCCGCCCTTCAGCGCTTCTCACAGCCTGCCGTGGACATGGAGctggaggaagagctggaacTCTTCTGA